The Saprospiraceae bacterium genomic interval TCTCCGGTGTCTACCGGTGATGCACTCAAAGGTGGCTGGGCCGGCACGAACCTCTCTTTATATAGTTCCTCGTCTATTGGATATCTGGGGGCTATTGTTGAAACAACCAATGTAGAAAAAATCTTAAAACTGGATTTGCTTAAAACTGATTTTTTTCATGATACAGCTTATCCCACTTATTTATTGTACAATCCATATAGCACGGTTCAAACTGTCTTGTTGGATATTGGACCAGCAGCTAAAGATCTATATGATGCTTTGACTGAAACATTTGTTGCGAAAAATGTTACAGGCAGGACTTCTGTCCTGATACCCGGTGATCAGGCACTACAATTAGTTTTGGCTCCATCCAATGCATTGGTCAGGTACGACCACAATCTTATGCTGTTGGATGATGTAGTAGTGGATTATCGCCAAACAAATCAAACTTATACAAAACCTGTAAGAATAAAAGCATTGGCTGCATCCACGCTCATCGTTCAAGTCAATGATTCTATTGACATATATATCACCGCCGAAGACCCTGATGGAGGGATTATACTTTATGCGTGGAATGCTTCAGGTGGCTTTATTAAAGGCTCAACCGATCGCGTTCGTTGGCTGTCCCCGGCAGTTGAAGGCAAATATATAATCAAAGCCACCGTGAAGGATGATCATGGTAATCAAGTAAGTGATTCTATAGAGATGATGGTAGTAAATAGGATCAATCTCGCACCACAAATCATGGACATACAAAAAAGTGCTTTGTATACAGCCAGGCAAGGGGTGATTTTATTTACTTGTGTAGCCACAGACCCCAACCTGGATACGCTACGGTATAGCTGGACCTCGACAGGAGGAGTTTTTAATAATCCAGGCAATGCTTCTGTGCAATGGACTGCTCCAGATCTGGAAGGCATCTATACCATCACGGTAAAAACGACCGATCAGGGCAATTTATCTGATCAAATCACTTTTTCTGTTTTAGTAAAAGACTTTAAAGAAGTAGGCGGTAATCTCATCGCATACTATCCTTTTAATAATAGTGCTATGGATGTCAGTGGCCATCAATTACATGGCGAAGCCAGTGGTACGGTGTTTGTACCTGACAGAACAGGCAAAGCGCTGGCAGCTTGTTATTTTAATGGCGGATCACAGCATATAATAGTTCAAAATAATGTTTTGCTCAATAATCAAAATGCCATCTCTGCCTCTTGTTGGTTCAATGCTGTAAAACTAGGGGATAAAGAATCTTTTTTATTGTCGCATGGCAGTTGGCAAAACCGATGGAAATTATCCCTGACCACCGATAAGCGACTTCGCTGGACCATCAATACTTTAAATGGTATCGCAGATCTGGATGCGCCGGAGATATTAGCTACGGATAAATTCTATCATGTCACTGCTTGCTATGATGGTCAGACAATGACCTTGTATCTTAATGGCTCCCTGGTAGCCTATAAATCTTTAACCGGCAGTATTCGCACGACCACCCTGCCTCTATTAATGGGTCAGATGCTGCCCGATGTGGTAGAATACAATTTTAAAGGTGTGATCGACGAAGTAAAATTATTTGATTATGCTCTGACGCCGGCAGCTGCTTTGACCTTATATACCGAAAGTACGACAGCTTTAAAGAGCAGATTTCCATTAAGCGAGTTCACCTTAAAATTATCGCCAAATCCGACTTCCACTTTTTTGACTATACAATATCCTGCCGACCTTGGGACGACTGCTCATTTGTTTATCACCAACATGACAGGACAAAGTGTATTTGAAAAACATTTACCCTTTTCCCGGATTGCTTACGAAAGGTTTGATATCCACGACTATCCAGCTGGTATATACATTATTGGATGCCAGTCTGAGCAAAAAATTTATTTAGCAAAATTTATAAAATTATAACAACAGCTTTTATTCAAAAAAATATTTTATCATTTAAATCAGTCGAATATGAAACATTATATAAAAATATTATTCACACTTATGGGTGTGTGTACCCTCCTAAGCATGCAAGCTCAGGCTCCAGTACCCATAGCGCAATATTCATTTTCCGGCAACGCCTCCGATCAATCCAATAATAGAAATAATGCCAGGGTGCATGGTGCATTGCTTACACAAGACAGATTTGGCGTAGCCAATAGGGCCATGTCTTTTGATGGCAAACAAAGTGCTGTCACCGCTGCTAATTCTTCAGCACTGAATACAGCCAATGCGACGATTAGCTTTTGGGTGAAAGTCAATATGCTGCCCCTGCAGGGCGAATCTTTTTTGATGTCTTATGGAGGATGGCAGGAGCGTTGGAAAATATCGTTGCCTCCCCACGGCAAGCCAGTCTTTACTACCAACAGTGTGGGTGGCATTAAAGATATGGACAGTGATTCTGCCGCCTTGCCGCTAGGGGTATGGAAACAAGTCGTGATGACGCACGATGGAGTCAAGAATAATATCTATATCGATGGAGTACTAAAAAATAGTATTACTGCCACTGGTGCTTTGAATAATACATCCCAACCCCTTGGCATAGGATATGACCCGATAGACAATACAAATTATTTTAATGGTGCACTGGACGAGGTCATGATTTTTGATGTGGCATTGACGAATGCACAAGTAGCTGCATTATTTGCTTTGCAAAACACAGGCCCGATGTTTGGTGAGGGTTTGTCAGCTAATTATGCATTCAATGGATCTGGATTAGACTCATCTATTAATATGAATCACGCTCAATTATCCAGTGTCAAAGCGACCACTGATCGATTTGGATATGGCTACCAGGCTTATGAGTTTAATGGGACTTCTTCTTCTATGACTGCGCCTAATACTTCTGCACTCAATGCACCTTATAGTACCATAAGTTTTTGGGTAAAGGTAAAGGCCTTGCCACTCAATGGAGAGTCATTTTTAATATCGAATGGAGGATGGCAACAACGATTAAAAATTTCACTGCCTGGTCATGGCAAGCCTGTGTTTACTACTAACAATTCCAGTGGTATCTCCGATATGGATGCAGGAGAAGGCAATGTACTCCCTATTGGTGTATGGACACATGTAGTTATGACTCACGATGGAACAAATGATAAAATATTTTTCAATGGAATAAAAAAAGCAGAAAAAGCTGTCACCGGTACTTTGCAAAGCACGATGAGCCCGTTGGGTATAGGATTTGACCCGATTGATAAAGGGAGTTATTTTAATGGGTCTTTAGATGAAATACAAATCTACAACCATGCATTGAGCGAAGCTGAGATCAATACCTTGTATCTGGCTCAATCAAAATTTCCAGGAGTCGTCTCAGACCTGGTCGCAGACTTTAAACTCGACGGCAATGGCAAGGATGATTCTCAGTTTGGCAATCATGCTGTAGGAAATATTTCTTCTGCGTCAAATAGATTTAATTTGGGCGCCCATGCTGCAAGATTTGAGGGATCAGATTCATTGATGGCGTCCAATTCAGTAGCATATCAATCTGATAATACGACCGTGAGTTTTTGGGTAAAGGTCAAGGAGCTCCCTGCGCAAGGTGAAGTATTCGTGCTATCTCATGGCGGTTGGCAGGAACGATGGAAGATTTCATTGCCTGGTCATGGCAAGCCTGTATTCACTACCAATAGTGTTGGAGGCATCAAAGACATGGATACAGATTCTGTACCATTGCCATTAAATGCATGGCGGCACGTAGCAGTAGTACATGACGGTGCGACAAATAAAATATTTATCAATGGCGCATTAAAAAACAGTATCGTTGCTACCGGGGCTTTAAACAAGACTGATCGTCCACTGGGTGTTGGGTTTAATCTAATAGATGGTGGAGGCAATTTTATTGGTGACCTTGATGATCTGCAAATCTATAACAGGGCATTGTCCGGCGCAGAGATTGATAGTTTGTATGGTGCACAAAATCAGGCTCCGGCTGCCACAGGACCCCTGGTCGCTTATTATCCTTTTA includes:
- a CDS encoding T9SS type A sorting domain-containing protein; amino-acid sequence: MIRIFFWLFMVLIIIPSDTKGQSGQLNIPRVDLMPNQPAPYNMLHWSRVAQQYDSFVYDVQKQGQYLPLVSVGMSGINYPSNKTIRLHSYVGSPDGSEAINVLPSLVGASLNGINKSSQFGQDWVTMSQDFFNKANGENIYLNNAGANSGSDWWYDVMPNLFFYQLFDLYPDINEEAKGQFKIIADRFISSVKTMGGSDTPWKVPNMNYRAWSFKNMQGNALGVKEPEASGAYAWILYHAYKASGDKAYLEGAEWAIEFLNNYPTNPSYELQLPYGTAVAAKMNAELGTTYNIPKMVNWSFDKGALRNWGTIVGTWGGLHVSGLVGEANDGGDDYAFQLNGVQQAAALVPMVRYDKRFSKAIGKWVLNLANATRLFYPGYLPASLQDASDWSALYDPNQVIGYEALRQKLNGLSPVSTGDALKGGWAGTNLSLYSSSSIGYLGAIVETTNVEKILKLDLLKTDFFHDTAYPTYLLYNPYSTVQTVLLDIGPAAKDLYDALTETFVAKNVTGRTSVLIPGDQALQLVLAPSNALVRYDHNLMLLDDVVVDYRQTNQTYTKPVRIKALAASTLIVQVNDSIDIYITAEDPDGGIILYAWNASGGFIKGSTDRVRWLSPAVEGKYIIKATVKDDHGNQVSDSIEMMVVNRINLAPQIMDIQKSALYTARQGVILFTCVATDPNLDTLRYSWTSTGGVFNNPGNASVQWTAPDLEGIYTITVKTTDQGNLSDQITFSVLVKDFKEVGGNLIAYYPFNNSAMDVSGHQLHGEASGTVFVPDRTGKALAACYFNGGSQHIIVQNNVLLNNQNAISASCWFNAVKLGDKESFLLSHGSWQNRWKLSLTTDKRLRWTINTLNGIADLDAPEILATDKFYHVTACYDGQTMTLYLNGSLVAYKSLTGSIRTTTLPLLMGQMLPDVVEYNFKGVIDEVKLFDYALTPAAALTLYTESTTALKSRFPLSEFTLKLSPNPTSTFLTIQYPADLGTTAHLFITNMTGQSVFEKHLPFSRIAYERFDIHDYPAGIYIIGCQSEQKIYLAKFIKL